In Daphnia magna isolate NIES linkage group LG6, ASM2063170v1.1, whole genome shotgun sequence, the following are encoded in one genomic region:
- the LOC116925739 gene encoding tol-Pal system protein TolA, which translates to MDLRSSLILLGCVVVLQASVVVPKAGDEQTRDKRGFASGGGGYGGGGSGYGGGAGGGAGGYGVGYGGAAAIAQEAANAAKAAQNAQAGAASQAAQQAQATLAAQATQAAQQAQAVVAAKQAQAAQISQAAQAAQAAAFAESAQAAQAAQAVQAAEATKVQALQQAQAIAAAAKAAQSHAAQAVAALQAAQAQQASQAQMAYQAQANAQALAYKQQASLADLAAAQQAANKAYSAAQAAQATAVGGGGSYGGFGGGYGGGQGGCPAC; encoded by the exons CCCAAAAGCTGGTGACGAGCAAACACGA GACAAGCGCGGATTCGCCAGCGGTGGAGGTGGATACGGAGGTGGTGGATCTGGATACGGCGGAGGAGCTGGCGGCGGAGCAGGTGGATATGGAGTAGGTTATGGTGGCGCTGCTGCTATTGCACAGGAAGCCGCCAATGCAGCCAAAGCAGCACAGAACGCACAGGCCGGAGCAGCATCTCAGGCTGCCCAACAAGCACAGGCCACCCTTGCTGCACAGGCCACTCAAGCCGCCCAGCAAGCCCAAGCCGTCGTAGCTGCCAAACAGGCCCAAGCTGCTCAGATCTCCCAGGCCGCACAAGCCGCGCAGGCCGCTGCTTTTGCTGAATCCGCACAGGCCGCTCAAGCCGCCCAAGCTGTTCAGGCTGCCGAAGCCACCAAGGTTCAAGCCCTCCAACAGGCTCAAGCCATTGCCGCTGCTGCTAAAGCCGCTCAGTCTCATGCTGCTCAGGCAGTTGCTGCCCTCCAAGCCGCTCAGGCCCAGCAAGCTTCCCAAGCTCAAATGGCTTACCAAGCTCAGGCGAACGCCCAAGCTTTGGCTTACAAACAACAAGCTTCACTGGCTGATTTGGCAGCTGCCCAGCAAGCGGCCAACAAGGCCTACTCAGCCGCTCAAGCAGCCCAAGCTACTGctgttggtggtggtggatCCTACGGTGGATTTGGCGGAGGATATGGCGGAGGACAAGGTGGCTGCCCGGCTTGTTAA
- the LOC116925744 gene encoding glycine, alanine and asparagine-rich protein, whose amino-acid sequence MKVTLRCLILFGVVAALHAAVISQDESDDESKGEQYREKRGFASGGGGYGGGGSSGYGGGAGGGAGGYGVGYGGAAAIAQEAANAAKAAQNAQAAAASQAAQQAQATLAAQATQAAQQAQAVVAAKQAQAAQISQAAQAAQAAAFAESAQAAQAAQAVQAAEATKVQALQQAQALAAAAKAAQSHAAQAVASLQAAQAQQASQAQMAYQAQANAQALAYKQQASLADLAAAQQAANKAYSAAQAAQATAVGGGGSYGGFGGGYGGGHGGCPAC is encoded by the exons ATGAAAGTTACTCTTCGTTGTCTCATTCTTTTCG GTGTTGTGGCCGCCCTTCATGCAGCTGTGATTAGTCAAGATGAATCTGATGACGAATCCAAAGGCGAACAGTATCGC GAAAAACGTGGATTCGCCAGCGGTGGAGGTGGATACGGAGGCGGTGGCAGTTCTGGATACGGGGGTGGAGCCGGCGGTGGAGCCGGTGGGTACGGAGTAGGTTATGGTGGTGCTGCAGCTATCGCACAGGAAGCCGCCAACGCAGCCAAAGCAGCCCAGAATGCTCAGGCTGCTGCTGCATCTCAGGCCGCCCAACAAGCACAGGCTACCCTTGCTGCACAAGCCACTCAAGCCGCCCAGCAAGCCCAGGCCGTCGTAGCCGCCAAACAGGCCCAAGCTGCCCAGATCTCCCAGGCCGCACAAGCCGCACAGGCTGCTGCTTTCGCTGAATCCGCACAGGCCGCTCAAGCCGCCCAAGCTGTTCAGGCTGCCGAAGCCACTAAGGTCCAGGCTCTTCAACAAGCTCAGGCTTTGGCCGCTGCTGCTAAAGCTGCCCAGTCTCACGCTGCACAGGCTGTTGCCTCCCTCCAAGCCGCTCAGGCCCAACAAGCTTCCCAAGCACAAATGGCCTACCAGGCTCAAGCAAACGCCCAAGCTTTGGCTTACAAACAACAAGCTTCACTGGCTGATTTAGCAGCTGCCCAGCAAGCGGCCAACAAGGCCTACTCGGCTGCCCAAGCTGCTCAAGCCACAGctgttggtggtggtggatCCTACGGTGGATTTGGTGGAGGATATGGTGGTGGACATGGTGGCTGCCCGGCTTGCTAA
- the LOC116925745 gene encoding glycine, alanine and asparagine-rich protein has translation MKISICWVLIFGVVAAVHASALNETKSANAEEQSRDKRGFASGGGGYGGGGGGYGGGAGGGAGGYGVGYGGAAAIAQEAANAAKAAQNAQAGAASQAAQQAQATLAAQATQAAQQAQAVVAAKQAQAAQISQAAQAAQAAAFAESAQAAQAAQAVQAAEATKVQALQQAQAIAAAAKAAQSHAAQAVASLQASQAQQASQAQMAYQAQANAQALAYKQQASLADLAAAQQAANKAYSAAQAAQATAVGGGGSYGGFGGGYGGGHGGCPGC, from the exons ATGAAGATTAGTATTTGCTGGGTGCTCATTTTTG GTGTCGTGGCTGCTGTTCACGCATCGGCTCTCAATGAAACCAAATCCGCGAACGCCGAAGAACAGTCCCGC GATAAGAGAGGATTTGCAAGTGGAGGAGGTGGTTACGGAGGCGGTGGAGGCGGATACGGTGGAGGAGCTGGAGGTGGAGCAGGAGGATATGGAGTAGGGTATGGTGGCGCTGCTGCTATCGCACAGGAAGCCGCCAATGCAGCCAAAGCAGCACAGAACGCACAGGCTGGAGCAGCATCTCAGGCTGCCCAACAAGCACAGGCCACCCTTGCTGCACAGGCCACTCAAGCTGCCCAGCAAGCCCAAGCTGTCGTAGCCGCCAAACAGGCCCAAGCTGCTCAGATCTCACAGGCCGCACAAGCTGCGCAGGCCGCTGCTTTTGCTGAATCAGCACAGGCCGCTCAAGCCGCCCAAGCTGTTCAGGCTGCCGAAGCCACCAAGGTTCAAGCCCTCCAACAGGCACAAGCCATTGCCGCTGCTGCCAAAGCTGCCCAGTCTCACGCTGCTCAAGCAGTTGCTTCCCTCCAGGCTTCTCAGGCCCAACAAGCTTCCCAAGCACAAATGGCCTACCAGGCTCAGGCGAACGCCCAAGCTTTGGCTTACAAACAACAAGCTTCACTGGCGGATTTGGCCGCTGCCCAGCAGGCGGCCAACAAGGCTTATTCAGCCGCTCAAGCTGCCCAAGCTACTGCCGTCGGTGGTGGTGGATCCTATGGTGGATTCGGCGGAGGATATGGCGGAGGACATGGTGGCTGCCCGGGTTgttaa
- the LOC116925746 gene encoding glycine, alanine and asparagine-rich protein, whose translation MKTALHFVIIFGFVAALHASAVNETDIQARDKRGFASGGGGYGGGGSGYGGGAGGGAGGYGVGYGGAAAIAQEAANVAKAAQNAQAGAASQAAQQAQATLAAQATQAAQQAQAIVAAKQAQAAQISQAAQAAQAAAFAESAQAAQAAQAVQAAEATKVQALQQAQALAAAAKAAQSHAAQAVASLQASQAQQASQAQMAYQAQANAQALAYKQQASLADLAAAQQAANKAYSAAQAAQATAAGGGGSYGGFGGGYGGGHGGCPGC comes from the exons ATGAAGACTGCTTTGCATTTTGTTATCATTTTTG GTTTCGTAGCTGCCCTTCACGCTTCAGCCGTCAATGAAACCGACATTCAGGCTCGT GATAAACGTGGATTTGCAAGTGGTGGCGGTGGATACGGAGGTGGTGGCTCTGGGTATGGTGGGGGAGCTGGTGGAGGAGCTGGTGGATATGGAGTAGGGTATGGTGGCGCTGCTGCTATCGCACAGGAAGCCGCTAATGTTGCCAAGGCAGCACAGAACGCGCAGGCTGGAGCAGCATCTCAGGCTGCCCAACAAGCACAGGCCACCCTTGCTGCACAGGCCACTCAAGCTGCCCAGCAAGCCCAAGCCATCGTAGCCGCCAAACAGGCCCAAGCTGCCCAGATCTCCCAGGCCGCACAAGCTGCGCAGGCCGCTGCTTTTGCTGAATCCGCACAGGCTGCTCAAGCCGCCCAAGCTGTTCAGGCTGCCGAAGCCACTAAGGTCCAGGCTCTTCAACAGGCTCAGGCTTTGGCCGCTGCTGCTAAAGCTGCCCAATCTCACGCTGCACAGGCAGTTGCCTCCCTCCAAGCCTCTCAGGCCCAACAAGCTTCCCAAGCACAAATGGCTTACCAGGCTCAGGCGAACGCCCAAGCTTTGGCTTATAAACAACAAGCTTCACTGGCTGATTTGGCCGCTGCCCAGCAGGCGGCCAACAAGGCCTACTCAGCCGCTCAAGCTGCCCAAGCTACTGCTGCTGGTGGTGGTGGATCCTACGGTGGATTTGGCGGAGGATATGGTGGCGGACATGGTGGATGCCCGGGTTGCTAA
- the LOC116925743 gene encoding glycine, alanine and asparagine-rich protein, with the protein MKLTLYSLVLCGLVVALQASLLPETEVTEEKKTIAESDKQPRDKRGFASGGGGYGGGSGGYGGGAGGGAGGYGVGYGGAAAIAQEAANAAKAAQNAQAAAASQAAQQAQATLAAQATQAAQQAQAVVAAKQAQAAQISQAAQAAQAAAFAESAQAAQAAQAVQAAEATKVQALQQAQAIAAAAKAAQSHAAQAVASLQAAQAQQASQAQMAYQAQANAQALAYKQQASLADLAAAQQAANKAYSAAQAAQATAVGGGGSYGGFGGGYGGGHGGLPRMLKLPTCLTSF; encoded by the exons ATGAAACTCACGCTGTACTCCCTTGTTCTCTGTG GTTTGGTGGTAGCATTACAGGCCAGTCTTCTCCCCGAGACGGAGGTAaccgaagaaaagaaaacgatcgCAGAATCAGACAAGCAACCAAGA GATAAACGTGGATTCGCAAGCGGTGGCGGCGGATATGGAGGTGGTAGTGGAGGCTACGGTGGAGGAGCTGGGGGAGGAGCTGGTGGATATGGAGTAGGTTATGGTGGTGCTGCTGCCATTGCACAGGAGGCCGCTAATGCAGCAAAGGCAGCCCAGAATGCTCAGGCTGCTGCTGCATCCCAGGCCGCCCAACAAGCACAGGCCACCCTTGCTGCACAGGCCACTCAAGCTGCCCAGCAAGCCCAAGCTGTTGTAGCTGCCAAACAGGCCCAAGCTGCTCAGATCTCCCAAGCAGCACAAGCTGCTCAGGCCGCTGCTTTTGCTGAATCCGCACAGGCCGCTCAAGCCGCCCAAGCTGTTCAAGCTGCCGAAGCCACCAAGGTTCAAGCCCTTCAACAGGCACAAGCCATTGCCGCTGCTGCCAAAGCTGCCCAGTCTCACGCTGCACAGGCAGTTGCATCCCTCCAAGCCGCTCAGGCCCAACAAGCTTCCCAAGCTCAAATGGCTTACCAGGCTCAAGCGAACGCCCAAGCTTTGGCTTACAAACAACAAGCTTCACTAGCTGATTTGGCCGCTGCCCAGCAGGCGGCCAACAAGGCTTATTCAGCCGCTCAAGCTGCCCAAGCTACTGctgttggtggtggtggatCCTACGGTGGATTTGGCGGTGGATATGGTGGAGGACATGGTGGTCTGCCCAGGATGTTAAAACTCCCCACTTGTCTAACAAGcttctga
- the LOC116925747 gene encoding ubiquitin-conjugating enzyme E2 J1, protein MENKYNMKSPAVKRLMREAQELSQPTAEYFAQPVEDNLFEWHFSVRGPADSDFEGGVYHGRISLPPEYPLKPPSIMLLTPNGRFEVNRKICLSISGHHPESWLPSWSIRTALLAIIGFMPSPGMGAIASLDYSQEERQKLAKKSLEFVCPECGKILNLLQEPSQLTNENEAVQAEAREIAAQVTMKGESSNENPTQEPVHTEEPTTITQQQQLQQPAAAAPSTNNNDVSYNYIIAAIVVALAILLFRRFASSMMA, encoded by the exons ATGGAAAATAAATACAACATGAAAAGTCCCG CTGTAAAAAGGCTTATGCGTGAAGCTCAAGAGCTTTCTCAGCCTACTGCAGAATACTTTGCTCAGCCAGTTGAAGATAACTTGTTTGAATGGCATTTCTCAGTAAGAGGCCCAGCTGATTCAGACTTTGAAGGTGGAGTGTATCATGGAAGAATTTCACTTCCTCCTGAGTACCCTTTGAAACCTCCAAGCATTATGCTACTCACG CCCAATGGAAGATTTGAGGTTAACCGCAAAATTTGCCTTAGTATATCTGGTCACCACCCTGAATCTTGGCTTCCATCATGGTCTATACGTACAGCTTTACTAGCAATAATAGGATTCATGCCATCTCCTGGAATGGGGGCCATTGCATCTCTTGACTATTCACAAGAGGAAAGACAAAAGCTTGCCAAAAAGTCTCTTGAATTTGTGTGCCCTGAATGTGGAAAGATTTTAAACCTTCTTCAAGAACCCAGTCAGTTGACAAATGAGAATGAAGCCGTTCAAGCAGAAGCCAGGGAGATCGCTGCCCAGGTTACAATGAAGGGTGAATCGAGCAATGAAAACCCCACACAAGAACCTGTACATACGGAAGAGCCCACTACTATCACTCAGCAGCAGCAACTGCAAcaaccagcagcagcagcacccAGTACGAATAATAATGATGTTTCATACAACTATATAATCGCTGCCATTGTTGTGGCTTTAGCAATTCTTTTGTTCCGCCGATTTGCTTCATCTATGATGGCATGA
- the LOC116925738 gene encoding 5-methylcytosine rRNA methyltransferase NSUN4 → MFARQSCCITKLQKICQVGVNFPQGIIIKRQKFDKREAGLWVKTNTDRALDHFDDFYGTFYGNLWQSTRLAMLSAPKHCALVNYYADYEKTIKNLKDMGCIEIQEFYEESRSKKTKKRRTLANRPTDMIEEDIGAGADDNGNVQVFTDDRVVSPGQGSSAFLNFVPTTKIKGMEDWLEEEDQFKYVKPTQDFVIEKQVDEHLDFPPLLRAFVFPRGDISRFPPPKRSSLGTSNYYLMDAASLLPVLALNLQPTESVLDLCAAPGGKSLAILQTVYPNVLVCNDITISRVARLKDVLRQYLGQTQSWKDHLEIRTSNAIDWNEFKAFDKVLVDVPCTNDRHSVMENDNNYFKKDRMKERISLPETQSALLCSGIRACKPGGTIVYSTCSLSPIQNDGVVHMAIKQLKEFYNIDTVVKDMSMTVKHFKFLCRFAPSSSLRYGQVALPSIVNNFGPMYISKLQRVN, encoded by the exons ATGTTCGCACGCCAGTCGTGTTGTATTACAAAGCTACAGAAGATATGTCAAGTTGGTGTTAACTTCCCGCAAGGAATTATCATCAAGCGGCAAAAATTTGACAAAAGAGAAGCT GGTTTGTGGGTTAAAACAAATACTGATAGGGCCTTGGATCACTTTGATGATTTTTACGGCACTTTTTATGGAAACCTTTGGCAGTCCACCAGACTTGCAATGTTGTCTGCGCCCAAGCACTGTGCTCTTGTCAACTACTATGCTGATTATGAAAAAACCATAAAGAATTTGAAG GATATGGGGTGCATTGAGATTCAAGAATTTTATGAGGAAAGCCGatccaaaaaaacaaaaaagagacgaACCCTAGCAAATAGACCCACAGACATGATTGAAGAAGACATTGGTGCTGGTGCTGATGATAATGGAAATGTTCAGGTGTTCACAGATGATAGAGTTGTATCACCTGGCCAGGGTAGCTCtgcctttttaaattttgtgccaactacaaaaataaaagggatgGAAGATTggttggaagaagaagatcaattCAAATATGTGAAACCAACTCAGGATTTTGTGATTGAAAAGCAAGTGGATGAGCACCTGGATTTCCCCCCTCTGCTTAgagcttttgtttttccgcGTGGAGACATCTCTCGATTTCCTCCTCCAAAAcggagcagtcttggcactTCGA ATTATTACTTGATGGACGCTGCCTCCCTCCTTCCtgtgttggcattaaacctacAACCTACCGAATCCGTCTTAGATTTGTGCGCAGCTCCTGGTGGAAAGTCTCTGGCCATATTACAGACAGTGTATCCTA ACGTTCTCGTCTGTAACGACATAACAATTTCTCGAGTTGCCCGACTCAAGGATGTCCTAAGACAGTATCTAGGACAAACCCAATCTTGGAAGGACCACCTTGAAATCCGGACTTCGAATGCTATAGATTGGAACGAATTTAAAGCGTTTGACAAAGTTCTTGTGGACGTCCCTTGCACCAACGACAGGCATTCAGTCATGGAAAATGACAacaattatttcaaaaaagatcGCATGAAAGAACGCATCAGCTTGCCTGAAACCCAATCTGCTCTTCTCTG CTCCGGAATTCGAGCGTGTAAGCCCGGTGGCACTATCGTCTATTCCACGTGTAGCCTTTCGCCCATTCAGAATGACGGTGTCGTTCATATGGCAATAAAGCAGCTAAAAGAATTTTACAATATCGATACGGTCGTCAA GGATATGTCGATGACTGTCAAACACTTCAAGTTCCTTTGCCGTTTTGCCCCATCATCCTCGCTCCGCTATGGCCAGGTGGCGCTTCCGTCCATTGTCAACAACTTTGGACCCATGTACATTTCCAAGTTGCAGCGAGTCAATTAA